From one Oncorhynchus clarkii lewisi isolate Uvic-CL-2024 chromosome 6, UVic_Ocla_1.0, whole genome shotgun sequence genomic stretch:
- the LOC139410688 gene encoding transient receptor potential cation channel subfamily V member 4-like, which translates to MTEKDTPSLAVTKAALSSGSEKGGGGIGEGQPDASSTYSDLSALANLFESEEGSQSTPDLPQDPAQNLARPGQLQPGDGRQNLRMKFHGAFKKGISNPMDLLESTIYESPVVTGPKKAPMDSLFDYGTYSHTNNKKQGRKKLLRGKTEMSCDEGVDPTGSDPPMVIKEFNRTLLFDGVSQADPEALSGLLEYLQGHDKRLTDEEFKEPSTGKTCLPKALLNLYNGQNDTIPLLMNIAEQTVNLHDFINTPFRDVYYRGQTALHIAIERRCKQYVELLVEKGADVHAQARGRFFQPRDEGGYFYFGELPLSLAACTNQPNMVHYLTENAHKKADLRRQDSRGNTVLHALVHIADNTRDNTRFLTKMYDLLLTKCAKLYPEGSLEDVHNNDGMSPLMMAAKLGKIGVFQHIIRREIKNEEARHLSRKFKDWAYGPVYSSLYDLSSLDTCGEEVSVLEILVYNSRIENRHEMLAVEPINELLRAKWQKFAAVTFYISVVSYLLTMIIFTLVAYYRPSQGTPPYPYTTNTDYLRMVGEIVTLCSGVFFFLTNIKDLLLKKCPAVNSLFVNGSFQLLYFIYSLLVIVTAALYLSGIEAYVAVMVFALVLGWMNTLYFTRGLKLTGTYSIMIQKILFKDLFRFLLVYLLFMIGYASALVSLLTVCPGPEEVCPEKGGCPTYPQCRDTNTFSKFLLDLFKLTIGMGDLDMVSRTQYPAVFLILLVTYIILSFVLLLNMLIALMGETVSQVSKESKKIWKLQWATTILDIERSFPVCLRKSFRSGEMVTVGKNWDGTPDCRWCFRVDEVNWCHWNQNLAIINEDPGKNVTETLQTSSTVHQTVRGLRRDRWSTMVPRVMEQNKRQQPRDLVLEMEPLTSRH; encoded by the exons ATGACGGAGAAGGACACGCCTTCCTTGGCTGTGACCAAGGCTGCTCTGTCCTCGGGCtcagagaagggaggaggtggaATTGGAGAGGGACAGCCTGATGCCAGTAGTACCTACTCTGATCTATCGGCACTGGCCAACCTGTTTGAGAGTGAGGAGGGCTCCCAGTCAACTCCGGACCTGCCCCAGGACCCTGCTCAGAATCTAGCCCGACCAGGCCAGCTGCAGCCAGGGGACGGCCGACAGAACCTCCGCATGAAGTTCCACGGTGCCTTTAAGAAGGGCATCTCCAACCCCATGGACTTGCTGGAGTCTACCATCTATGAGTCACCCGTGGTGACTGGCCCCAAGAAAGCCCCCATGGACTCACTCTTTGACTATGGTACCTACAGTCACACCAACAACAAGAAGCAAGGCAGGAAGAAGCTCCTACGAGG TAAGACTGAGATGTCCTGCGATGAAGGTGTGGACCCTACAGGCTCAGATCCACCCATGGTGATTAAAGAGTTTAACCGCACGCTGCTCTTCGATGGCGTGTCACAGGCCGACCCAGAGGCCCTTTCAGGCCTGCTGGAGTACCTGCAGGGTCACGACAAGAGGCTCACTGACGAGGAGTTCAAAG AACCTTCTACAGGTAAGACGTGCCTGCCTAAAGCCCTTCTGAACCTGTACAACGGTCAGAATGACACCATCCCTCTGCTGATGAATATCGCAGAACAGACAGTCAACCTCCATGATTTCATCAACACACCCTTCAGAGATGTCTACTACAGAG GCCAGACGGCGCTCCACATCGCCATCGAGAGGCGCTGTAAGCAGTATGTGGAGCTGCTGGTGGAGAAAGGGGCAGATGTCCACGCCCAGGCCCGCGGACGCTTCTTCCAACCCAGGGACGAGGGGGGCTACTTCTACTTTG GCGAGCTGCCTCTGTCGCTGGCAGCGTGCACCAACCAGCCAAACATGGTACACTACCTGACCGAGAACGCCCACAAGAAAGCCGACCTTAGACGGCAGGACTCACGTGGTAATACTGTGCTGCACGCCCTGGTGCACATCGCCGACAACACTCGGGACAACACCCGCTTCCTCACTAAGATGTATGACCTGCTGCTGACCAAGTGTGCCAAGCTCTACCCAGAAGGCAGTCTGGAGGACGTGCACAACAACGACGGCATGTCGCCCCTCATGATGGCGGCCAAACTGGGAAAAATCGGG gttttccagcacataATTCGCAGGGAGATCAAGAACGAGGAGGCGCGTCACCTCTCGCGGAAGTTTAAGGACTGGGCGTACGGTCCCGTGTACTCCTCCCTGTACGACCTCTCCTCCCTGGACACCTGTGGAGAGGAGGTGTCCGTGCTAGAGATCCTGGTCTACAACAGCCGCATTGAG AATCGCCATGAGATGCTGGCTGTGGAGCCCATCAACGAGCTGCTGAGAGCCAAGTGGCAGAAGTTTGCTGCCGTCACCTTCTacatcagtgttgtgtcctaCCTGTTGACCATGATCATCTTCACCCTGGTGGCCTACTACCGCCCATCCCAGGGAACG CCTCCGTACCCCTATACCACCAACACAGACTACCTGCGTATGGTAGGGGAGATTGTCACCCTGTGCTCTGGAGTCTTTTTCTTCCTCACCAAT ATTAAGGACCTCTTACTGAAGAAATGCCCTGCGGTGAACTCACTATTTGTCAATGGATCTTTTCAACTGCTCTA ctTCATCTACTCTTTGCTGGTGATAGTGACTGCGGCCCTCTACCTGTCGGGTATCGAGGCCTATGTGGCTGTGATGGTGTTTGCGTTGGTCCTGGGCTGGATGAACACTCTCTACTTCACCAGAGGCCTGAAGCTCACCGGCACCTACAGCATCATGATACAGAAG ATTCTCTTCAAAGATTTGTTCCGGTTTCTGCTGGTCTACCTGCTCTTCATGATTGGATACGCATCAG CTCTAGTGTCCCTCCTGACAGTGTGCCCCGGGCCGGAAGAGGTGTGTCCAGAGAAAGGTGGCTGCCCCACATACCCCCAGTGCCGGGACACTAACACCTTCAGCAAATTCCTGTTGGACCTGTTCAAACTGACCATCGGGATGGGCGATCTGGACATGGTCAGCAGGACTCAGTACCCGGCTGTCTTCCTCATCCTGCTGGTCACCTACATCATCCTCAGTTTTGTTCTACTGCTCAACATGTTGATCGCTCTGATGGGAGAGACGGTGAGCCAGGTGTCCAAAGAGAGCAAGAAGATCTGGAAGCTGCAG TGGGCTACGACCATCCTGGACATCGAGCGCTCCTTCCCTGTGTGTCTGCGGAAGTCCTTTCGGTCTGGGGAGATGGTGACAGTGGGGAAGAACTGGGACGGCACCCCTGACTGCCGCTGGTGCTTCAG GGTGGATGAGGTCAACTGGTGCCACTGGAATCAGAACCTGGCCATAATCAACGAAGACCCAGGCAAGAACGTAACAGAGACCCTCCAAACCTCCAGTACAGTTCATCAAACTGTCCGTGGCCTGAGGAGAG ATCGTTGGTCCACGATGGTGCCGCGGGTTATGGAGCAGAATAAAAGGCAGCAACCACGGGATCTAGTATTGGAAATGGAGCCACTGACCTCCAGACATTGA